Proteins found in one Cheilinus undulatus linkage group 9, ASM1832078v1, whole genome shotgun sequence genomic segment:
- the bet1l gene encoding BET1-like protein yields the protein MADWNRGHDSVDDMLDAENKRLAENLASKVSRLKSLAYDIDREVDDQNEYLDGMDSNFLSATGLLSGSVKRFSTMVRSGRDNRRILCYVSVGLVVVFFLLYYMVSRIQR from the exons ATGGCGGACTGGAATAGAG GACATGATTCTGTGGATGACATGCTGGATGCTGAAAACAAAAGACTAGCAGAAAACTTGGCCTCCAAAGTCTCCAGACTGAAATCT CTTGCATATGACATTGACAGAGAGGTGGATGATCAGAATGAATATCTGGATGGCATG gACTCAAACTTCTTGAGTGCAACAGGTCTGCTCAGCGGCAGTGTGAAGCGTTTCTCCACCATGGTCCGATCTGGCAGGGACAACCGCCGAATCCTCTGCTATGTCTCTGTGGGCCTGGTCGTGGTCTTCTTCCTGCTCTACTACATGGTCTCCAGGATTCAACGCTGA